Below is a genomic region from Campylobacter concisus ATCC 51562.
AGGCTATTATCACCGGCAAGTTTTTCAAGCTTTTCGATCGTTATCTCTTCTTTTTCTAATACAAGCTCCTTTGTTTCGGTGCTATAATCCCTATTTCTTAAAAGTAAATAGATTAGCGCACAAATTGCAATTAATAGCAATACAATAAAGAAAACTATTAGACCTTTTATTAGCATCTAAAGCCTTGAGCAAAGTGAGCGCTTTGTAAATGCTAAAACACTCATAAGCACCATTATTACGATACTAATCCAGACAAAATCAGGCACTGGCAATGGATCTCCTGCTGCATATGAGTGCATGCCAGCTAAATAAAAATTTACACCAAAATAAGTCATAATAATCGACCAATAAGCAAAGAACGAAGCAACTGCAAACACATATTGATTGTTTAGCTTTGGAATAAATCTTATATGAAGAACTGCGGCATAAACAAGTATCGAAACTAATGCCCAAGTCTCCTTGCTGTCCCAGCCCCAATATCTGCCCCAACTCTCGTTCGCCCAGACACCGCCTAGGAAATTTCCAAGAGTAAGCAAGCTAAGTCCTAGTATCATAGCCATCTCATTTATACGAGTAGCTTCAAGAATATTACGAGAAATTTCTGGATTTGGCTTTTTCTTATTTTGCAAAATGATAAGCAATAGTGTAAAGCCACCAAGTAACGCGCAAAGCCCTAAAAATCCATAACTTGCAGTAATGACAGAGACATGTATTGTTAGCCAGTAGCTTTGAAGTACAGGCACAAGTGTAGTGATCTGTGGATCCATCCAGCTAAGATGCGCAACAAATAATGTAACGCCAGCCAATATAGACGTAAGAGCAAGAGCGATAGGGCTACGTTTTGCAAAGACGATACCAGAAAATCCTAAAGCCCAAGCAATATAGACCATCGATTCATAAGCGTTACTCCAAGGCGCATGCTCAGCAATGTACCAACGAAGCCCAAGCCCAATAGTATGAGCAAGAAAAGCCAGCAAATTTACAATGTATACAACTCTTACAATGCCATTTATCTGAACCTTTGGAGCTAGCATTTTAACAAAAACAAAAAATAAAAGCGCAAGTCCAGCCAAAAGATAAACCGGCGTCAATCGCTCAAAAATTTGAATTTTATTAAACAAAATTTCTATATTTATCTTTTTTTCACTTGGCATTACAGCAGAGCCGTACTTTTGCTGATAGGCTGAAATTTTATCAAGTGTGGCATCAGCCTTACTCCAATCATTATCTTTTGTTGCTGCATCAACTGCTGCAAAATACTCTCTCATCATATTGATGACCAGATCAGCCTCTTTAGGCGGAAAGTACATCATTGCACTAGCAGGCGAATACCAAGAGTTTGATGGGTCATCTTGTTTTGGAAAAATTTTAAAAATTTCACCAATAAATATCATATAAAAAACATTCAATCTCTCATCGATCTTGATTACGTCTTTATCAAATGTATTGCGTGATCCAGGATGCTTACGATTAGCAATTTCGGCAAATTTTGTGAGTTTATATTCACTTCCACCATCTTTTGTGGCTCTAAAAAAATCATTAAAACTTGCATACTTTGCATTTTCATCTATGCCAAGCTCTTTTTTTAGCTCCTTACTTTGTCCAAGTGAGATAATTTTTTCACTTCGCCAAAAATCAGGCATTACCATTATTGAAAGCATAGCTTGATTCGAGTTTAGGCTATTTATATTCTCGCTTCTATGTATTTTATTTAAAATTTCTTTGCTAAGAGTGTCAAATGGCTTCATTCTACCATCTGAGCTTTGCACAATAAGTCTAGAAAGCTTTTGTGTGTGCTCTTTGCTGATATTAGGCAAAAAGTCTTCAGCCTTTAATGAGCTAAAATTTAAACTTAAAAGCATAATGGCAATGATAGCAACAACCTTTTTACCACCCTTTGTTGATTCATTGTCTATTAACTTAGCTAGTTTTCTAAAACGGCTACCAGGATTTACAACATTTAACACAAAGCCAAGCCCAAGTAAAAAGTACCCGATATAAGTTGGTATCTTGCCTGGATCTTTATTGACAGAGAGAATGGTTCCTTTTTCATCTGTATCGTATGAACTTTGGAAAAATCTATAGCCATCATAGTCAAGCACGTGATTCATATAAATTTTATAGTCAAGCCCCGACATGTTTGTATCATCTTTTACAATAACTTCACTTGAATAGCTCATAGGCGAATTTGAGCCAGGATATCTTTTAAGCTCAAAGTCTTTTAAGTATAAGCTAAACGGAAGTTTAACTTGCTGTGCACCCCATGAAGCATTAAATTTTTGTCCAGCCACAGCCAAGCGTGAAGGCTCTGTTAGGTTATAAAAAATATGCATCTCTTTACTCTCGCCTTTATAATTTAATTCAGCTATCAAGGCGTTA
It encodes:
- the ccsA gene encoding cytochrome c biogenesis protein CcsA produces the protein MLNPKSLFLSMGSAIILMIIFAIASGAATIIESKTSTEAAWYYVYGASWFALIQLLLGINLTYNIFRYNLIDPKKLPSLIFHLGFIVILIGAGITRYLGFEADMHIREKTQSNIVTTKISYLNLTALNDNGEEINAALPLGLSDAKKGFDLKLKIADNEANLKFKEFVPNASYKFVDDKNGQPVVEFVVSNESESEEIFLLEEEEARVADISFIFNAKPDESKKYVLFKLLDGNFTVTSNTDLSKFTMSDSSKTELKAGSVNEFGMGSLYTISNINFAPRLVSVHASRKLVSTKDSEFNALIAELNYKGESKEMHIFYNLTEPSRLAVAGQKFNASWGAQQVKLPFSLYLKDFELKRYPGSNSPMSYSSEVIVKDDTNMSGLDYKIYMNHVLDYDGYRFFQSSYDTDEKGTILSVNKDPGKIPTYIGYFLLGLGFVLNVVNPGSRFRKLAKLIDNESTKGGKKVVAIIAIMLLSLNFSSLKAEDFLPNISKEHTQKLSRLIVQSSDGRMKPFDTLSKEILNKIHRSENINSLNSNQAMLSIMVMPDFWRSEKIISLGQSKELKKELGIDENAKYASFNDFFRATKDGGSEYKLTKFAEIANRKHPGSRNTFDKDVIKIDERLNVFYMIFIGEIFKIFPKQDDPSNSWYSPASAMMYFPPKEADLVINMMREYFAAVDAATKDNDWSKADATLDKISAYQQKYGSAVMPSEKKINIEILFNKIQIFERLTPVYLLAGLALLFFVFVKMLAPKVQINGIVRVVYIVNLLAFLAHTIGLGLRWYIAEHAPWSNAYESMVYIAWALGFSGIVFAKRSPIALALTSILAGVTLFVAHLSWMDPQITTLVPVLQSYWLTIHVSVITASYGFLGLCALLGGFTLLLIILQNKKKPNPEISRNILEATRINEMAMILGLSLLTLGNFLGGVWANESWGRYWGWDSKETWALVSILVYAAVLHIRFIPKLNNQYVFAVASFFAYWSIIMTYFGVNFYLAGMHSYAAGDPLPVPDFVWISIVIMVLMSVLAFTKRSLCSRL